The window CCGCGTGGCCTGTAACCATGCAACATCCTTGGTCTCTAAATAGGAACTCCCCGTGTCCAAATACTCTGTCCTCTACAGAAACACATCGCCCTGCAACTAGCAGGTTCTCTACATTTCTAGGTACTAGTATCCTATATGGAACATCGAATGGTTTCTGAATCTTGTAACTGCATCCTAGTTTTCCTATTACATCTGGAAACTTTCTTG is drawn from Armatimonadota bacterium and contains these coding sequences:
- a CDS encoding FAD-dependent oxidoreductase, which translates into the protein RKFPDVIGKLGCSYKIQKPFDVPYRILVPRNVENLLVAGRCVSVEDRVFGHGEFLFRDQGCCMVTGHAAGTAAALASRTGTTPRNLDVRMLQRRLLEQGAFLFDEEEEDRRKEVFGA